A single window of Paenibacillus sp. SYP-B4298 DNA harbors:
- a CDS encoding YndJ family transporter: MNSSLKQLMKPLLIPAIPGGIITILIFYFDYFHFELVEKFLLFAAFVIVPLVILLLNYDEKNIQQRMVYAAIKWLQFPAALLALISVMSSKLWGLEGTAIPGILSLGWLLFTLLLGTYGLITIVISKGKAAEIAIGAGLVYFFIGGIWFTLYQYQTDLYQANLTTHALSSVHFHFSSAIVPIFIGALGRIMTKKSWYPWVVAIDIIGPLLIAVGMIFSKPIEYIGVTLFACNIVIYTTYLLAYLRRNSLHNKATLFLGLSCIAFYTVIVLSILYPLLRNIFSLTILDFIPIYGSLHAFGFVLCGLIGWVYMVDSIKKQLTYGNR; encoded by the coding sequence ATGAATAGTTCTCTGAAGCAACTGATGAAGCCCCTATTAATACCAGCTATTCCCGGGGGAATCATTACTATTCTTATATTTTATTTTGATTACTTCCATTTTGAACTTGTTGAAAAGTTTCTACTGTTTGCGGCTTTCGTCATTGTACCTCTTGTAATCTTACTTTTAAACTATGATGAAAAGAATATACAGCAACGAATGGTTTATGCCGCTATTAAATGGCTTCAATTCCCTGCAGCGCTTCTTGCCCTAATTTCCGTAATGAGCAGTAAGCTGTGGGGATTAGAAGGCACGGCAATACCAGGGATTCTCTCCCTTGGGTGGCTACTGTTCACGCTACTACTTGGCACCTATGGCTTGATCACTATTGTGATTTCTAAAGGAAAGGCAGCGGAAATAGCCATTGGCGCGGGACTCGTTTATTTTTTTATCGGGGGCATTTGGTTTACCTTATATCAATATCAAACTGACCTCTACCAAGCCAATCTTACAACACACGCGTTAAGCTCGGTGCACTTTCATTTTTCATCTGCTATCGTTCCGATTTTTATTGGTGCACTGGGAAGGATCATGACAAAAAAAAGCTGGTATCCCTGGGTCGTTGCTATCGATATCATCGGACCACTATTGATTGCTGTAGGTATGATTTTCTCCAAGCCTATAGAGTACATTGGTGTCACGTTGTTCGCATGTAATATTGTCATTTACACCACGTATCTCCTTGCTTACTTGCGGAGGAACTCTTTACACAATAAGGCAACCTTATTTTTAGGGCTTTCCTGTATTGCCTTTTACACGGTTATCGTCCTTTCCATTTTGTATCCGTTACTGAGAAATATATTTTCCTTAACTATACTCGATTTCATTCCCATTTACGGATCTCTGCATGCATTTGGTTTTGTTTTATGCGGACTCATTGGTTGGGTATACATGGTAGACTCTATTAAAAAACAGCTTACCTACGGGAATAGATGA